In Bradyrhizobium lablabi, one DNA window encodes the following:
- a CDS encoding 2'-deoxycytidine 5'-triphosphate deaminase has product MAKAASRTLIVSFTLQPDANGILPDRMIAAMADAGLILPAYPFVESQIQPASLDLRLGDIAYRVRASFLPGPGATVAERIDELKLHEIDLTDGAVLETNCVYIVPLLESLALPPEIVAAANPKSSTGRLDVFTRVIADGTRRFDMIGAGYHGPLYAEISPKTFPVLLREGSRLSQVRFRTGDAILNADELDALHDLERLVDIDDADLANGVALSVDLSGENANGFVGYRAKRHTGVVDIDRRGGYAVDEFWEAISARPDGSLILDPGEFYILASKEAVQVPPDYAAEMVPFDPLVGEFRVHYAGFFDPGFGYAGAGGQGSRAVLEVRSREVPFILEHGQIVGRLVYEKMLARPDALYGQRIGSNYQAQGLKLSKHFRV; this is encoded by the coding sequence ATGGCGAAAGCCGCTTCAAGGACCTTAATCGTGTCGTTCACGCTTCAACCCGACGCCAACGGCATTCTGCCCGACCGCATGATCGCGGCGATGGCCGACGCCGGCCTGATCCTGCCGGCCTATCCCTTTGTCGAAAGCCAGATCCAGCCCGCGAGCCTCGACCTCCGCCTTGGCGACATCGCCTATCGGGTGCGGGCGAGTTTCTTGCCGGGGCCGGGCGCGACGGTGGCCGAGCGCATCGACGAATTGAAGCTGCACGAAATCGATCTCACCGACGGCGCGGTGCTGGAAACCAACTGCGTCTACATCGTGCCGCTACTGGAGTCGCTCGCGCTGCCGCCGGAAATCGTCGCCGCCGCCAACCCGAAAAGCTCGACCGGGCGATTGGACGTGTTCACCCGCGTGATCGCTGACGGCACGCGGCGGTTCGACATGATCGGTGCCGGCTATCACGGCCCGCTCTATGCCGAGATCAGCCCAAAGACTTTCCCGGTGTTGCTGCGCGAGGGATCGCGGCTGTCGCAAGTGCGTTTCCGCACTGGCGATGCCATCCTCAACGCCGACGAGCTCGATGCGCTGCACGATCTGGAGCGGCTGGTCGATATCGATGACGCCGATCTCGCCAATGGCGTGGCGCTCAGCGTCGACCTTTCCGGCGAAAACGCCAACGGCTTTGTCGGCTATCGCGCCAAGCGCCATACCGGCGTGGTCGATATCGACCGCCGCGGCGGCTACGCGGTCGATGAATTCTGGGAAGCGATTTCGGCCCGGCCTGACGGCAGCCTCATTCTCGATCCCGGCGAATTCTATATTCTCGCATCGAAAGAAGCCGTCCAGGTGCCGCCGGATTACGCCGCGGAGATGGTGCCGTTCGATCCGCTGGTTGGCGAGTTTCGCGTGCATTATGCGGGCTTCTTCGATCCCGGTTTCGGTTATGCAGGGGCCGGCGGACAAGGTTCCCGTGCGGTGCTGGAAGTGCGCTCGCGCGAGGTGCCGTTCATCCTCGAGCACGGCCAGATCGTCGGCCGCCTGGTCTACGAAAAAATGCTGGCGCGGCCTGACGCCTTGTACGGCCAGCGCATCGGCTCCAACTATCAGGCCCAGGGCCTGAAGCTGAGCAAGCATTTTCGGGTATAG